The sequence CTCAAATATTTTTTATATTGTAATATTCTATTATTATGAAAATAAGGCTATTTTAGCCTTATGTCAATTCCGGAATTATTCTGCCAGTTCGTACATTCCGGCTCTAATATCCTCTATTAAGTAATTGCCGTTTTTATCTTTTACTTCCTTTATATACGGTGAAAAACAATGTGCTGCTGTTGTTTCTGCTAAATAATTTTCATTATGTTTTGATACTACTTCCAATGTTGAACCATCAATTCCCCTTACAATTTTCCCCATATAATACAGATTATTTTTATCTTTTGCCAGACCGCTTCTGTCTAGCATAACAAAGGTTTTAACATCTGCTTTTCTCACTTCATTGGTTTTCTTTGAGTGCATTCCCGGTGTTATTCCCTCTGAATAAATAATTTTATTATCTTTTTGCTCATATAAATAAAAATTACACGAAGTTGAAAAACTAAAACTGGAAAACACCATCATTCCCGCTAATATCATTAAATTTTTCTTCATTATAAACCTCCTTTTTTTATATTATAAAATATTAATATGAAGTCTGCGTGAAGTTTTTCAAGATCGAATATTACTTTCATTCTATCAAACAAAACTTTTAGTAAGATTAATCTCCTTAGATTTGAATTAATTTTATACAATTAATTTTTAACCATTACTTTTTTTCCATTGTAATAATAATTATCTTTATCTTCTGAATCATAATATATTCCATTTAAATTTTTATCAGTTTTGTGCACTACAAATGTTTTGGGATCTATTTCTTTTCTTCTATTATAATAACCATAATAAACATTTTTTTTATCCACTGCATAACCTTTTTCTAAAACTTTAAATGTTTTTGTATCTGCTTTATATTTTCTTTTCCCATGTTTTTTTAAATAAATATTTCCCCTATAATATACATAATTTTTATCTTTTGCATACCCGTCATTCAAAAATTGAAATGTCAGCGGATCAGATTTTTCTAATTTTCTGCCAGAAAAAAAAACGTGTTTTTTATCCCTAAAATAAGTATAACTTCTTTCCGGATCAATTAATAATTCAAAGCTGAGAATATCAACATCTTTTATCTTATTTCCCATATAGTAAATATGACTTTTATCTCTATAATAATTCGTATTTAATTTTTCAAATGTTGAAATATCTGCTCCCTTTACCTCATTCCCCTCATAGTATACTGAATCTTTATCTCTTGGAAATAGCTTTATCTCAAATGTTTTAGGGTCGGCATTCTTTATTTTTTTCCCATAGCCTTTAGTTTTAGCTGAAAATATATTAAGATAATAAACAGAAGTTTTATCCTTGCCATAATTAGGACTAATACAATTAAAACTTTCCAAATCAACTCTTTTTAACTTTACATTTTTATTATATCCACAACTAACTTCTGATATTTTTTCTTTTGAAGAACAAGCACAAATCAGAAGTATCATTGTTATGCTTATTATTACCTTTTTCATCTCCCTGTCTCCTTTTATCTTTTAAATTATTATTCATTATATAATTTAAATAAATTTTCTGTACAAATTATTTTATAATATACCTTTATATGCTCTGACATTACATGCCAACACCTTCTGCAAGAAGCATATAGCAGAGGGAATTTAAAATTTTGACAGTTCCTTAAATTACATAAAATTTCATTCTTAAAATTTATATTGGTTTTGCATATAGTTTTCAATATATAATCTTGCTTATAAAACAATTCATTTTTTTGCTTATAAAATTCCCGTCTTTATAAACATACTTTTCATTATTTTCTCCTGCAAACCGGTTTAAACTATACTGTATTCATATGACATTTCTTAAGCATATTTCTCGGTAAGCGGACATCTTTACTCACATTTTCATAATTTTT comes from Sebaldella sp. S0638 and encodes:
- a CDS encoding DKNYY domain-containing protein, translated to MKKNLMILAGMMVFSSFSFSTSCNFYLYEQKDNKIIYSEGITPGMHSKKTNEVRKADVKTFVMLDRSGLAKDKNNLYYMGKIVRGIDGSTLEVVSKHNENYLAETTAAHCFSPYIKEVKDKNGNYLIEDIRAGMYELAE
- a CDS encoding DKNYY domain-containing protein → MKKVIISITMILLICACSSKEKISEVSCGYNKNVKLKRVDLESFNCISPNYGKDKTSVYYLNIFSAKTKGYGKKIKNADPKTFEIKLFPRDKDSVYYEGNEVKGADISTFEKLNTNYYRDKSHIYYMGNKIKDVDILSFELLIDPERSYTYFRDKKHVFFSGRKLEKSDPLTFQFLNDGYAKDKNYVYYRGNIYLKKHGKRKYKADTKTFKVLEKGYAVDKKNVYYGYYNRRKEIDPKTFVVHKTDKNLNGIYYDSEDKDNYYYNGKKVMVKN